From the genome of Sphingobacterium kitahiroshimense, one region includes:
- a CDS encoding LLM class flavin-dependent oxidoreductase, whose amino-acid sequence MEIGIDSFASGMYGNQSLSSVEAMEQLLERIELSDEVGLDVFGIGEHHKKEFLDSSPAVILAAAASRTKNIRLTSAVAVISTNDPVRVYQNFATLDVISNGRAEIVVGRGSAIESYPLFGFNLNDYDALFKEKLELLLQIRDQEFVTWQGRFRPSMHNQPVYPRAVQEKIPVWLGVGGTPESFVRAGALGLPLMVAIIGGETKRFRPLVDLYREAGSKAGYKPEELKVGLHSPGYVSDTTQKAIKEYYPGYAELWTKAGKERGWPPVTKDQFNSLIAPDGVLVVGSPEEVAEKLIRHSEALGGIDRFTFQMDNAGLTHQQLMNSIRLIGEKVIKLIK is encoded by the coding sequence CATCAGGCATGTATGGTAACCAAAGCCTGAGCAGTGTAGAAGCAATGGAGCAATTGCTGGAAAGAATTGAATTGTCTGATGAAGTCGGGTTGGATGTTTTTGGCATTGGCGAGCATCATAAAAAAGAGTTTTTAGATTCGTCACCCGCTGTAATCCTTGCCGCCGCAGCTTCAAGAACCAAAAACATTCGATTAACGAGCGCCGTTGCAGTGATTAGCACGAATGATCCAGTCCGTGTATATCAAAATTTTGCAACATTAGATGTCATCTCCAATGGAAGAGCAGAAATTGTAGTCGGTCGGGGTTCAGCAATAGAATCGTATCCACTTTTTGGATTCAATTTAAACGATTATGATGCTTTGTTTAAAGAAAAATTAGAACTTTTATTACAAATTAGAGATCAGGAATTTGTGACCTGGCAAGGGAGATTTAGGCCTTCTATGCATAATCAACCTGTATATCCAAGAGCGGTTCAAGAAAAAATCCCAGTATGGTTGGGCGTAGGGGGGACTCCCGAATCATTCGTAAGAGCAGGAGCATTGGGCTTACCCCTAATGGTTGCCATTATCGGTGGAGAAACAAAACGTTTTCGTCCCTTGGTAGATTTGTACCGTGAAGCCGGAAGTAAAGCCGGGTATAAACCAGAAGAATTGAAAGTCGGTCTGCATTCACCAGGCTACGTGTCGGATACCACACAAAAAGCGATCAAAGAATATTATCCAGGTTACGCAGAGCTTTGGACCAAAGCAGGAAAAGAACGAGGCTGGCCACCAGTAACTAAAGATCAATTTAATTCCCTGATCGCTCCAGATGGTGTGTTAGTTGTTGGTAGCCCCGAAGAAGTTGCTGAAAAATTAATCCGGCATAGCGAAGCTTTGGGAGGAATAGACCGTTTTACTTTTCAAATGGATAATGCTGGTCTTACGCACCAGCAATTAATGAATTCTATTAGATTGATTGGCGAAAAAGTGATCAAGCTTATAAAGTAG